DNA from Brassica napus cultivar Da-Ae chromosome C4, Da-Ae, whole genome shotgun sequence:
GTACGGCATCAGCTCCGCTCGCGAGGGGTTCGTTTCcggtgatgtttcctcttccTCTGGTCACTGGGTGAGTTTGCGGCAGCGGTTTATGGTGGGTGTAGTCGGTTTTTAGAGTTCAAGGAGTGGATCTGTGATTTTCGCTTTTCAGATCTGTCTCTTGGTTCTCGTCGCTCCTTGCGGGAGAGATTTGAGCGGCTCTGTCAAGATCCTGTCTTGGTGGTGTTGTTTGGCAGCGGCGGTTGTTTTTTAGGTTCTCTTCGGTGTCGTGGAGGTCCAATGTCTTCCCAATGCTGTCGAGTGAGCTCCGGAGGTTTCCACTTCCTCGGAGGCGAGTCTTGGATCGAGTTACGCCGGTGAAGATGGTGACTCGGTCAGTCGGTCCTGTTTCTGACTTGTGAGATTACGGCGGTGTTCTTGAAAGGTGTCGTCTATGGCTCCTCGATGTTTGCTCGACGTCTCTCATCACTACAAATCTGTTCTACTTGGTCATGTTCTGGTACCTTCGGTTTACTGCGACGGCCCTCTTTATCGAAGTTGTTCTCAGTGTTCCCTTGTTCTGTCCCTGTTTGACACCGGAGACTACTTACGATTCACAGAAGACTATTTTTCGGTTCTCGATTAACAGCAAATGTCTTTGCGATTTGTGTCATAATCGCTTGGTGTCATCATTTGGCTTGTCTCACTTCCCAGTACCATGGGTGATCCTTGATCATCTGTGGTAGTGTAGATTAGCTATTCTGTGCAGGTTTGAGAGCTATTCCAGGCTGTGTGTAATGGCGAGTTCAAGCTCGAACTTTGGTTCTATTGGCGTTCCCGGAGAGTGGTATAGCAGGTGCTCCGACAGCTCTCCTTAGGTATGGCTGTCCTTGttctttctctcccttgtatGTCTTGCGCTTCATCGACAAAGAAGAATGTAAACCTGGCAAGATCACTGATTACCAGCTACTTCTGGCGACGTCTCGGGACTTCGGCATCCGAGAGGTAAAATCCACTTCCTCGGGGTTACGTCAAGAGAAGAGAACGGTTCGCGGTAGTTTAGTGATTACTAAGCTATTTAGCAGAATGCGTCGGTTAAGTGGTGGTGCGAAACTAGATTAGCAAACGTATTGATCTAGACCATTTTGTTCGAGTCCGGTTTGTATTTCGACTTTGAAGCCTTTTCGGGTTgaatagtataaatatatatatattaaaaaaaaaagtcgacaACAAATCTGAAGTATAGCACATCTCTTCTAGACAATTAAACGATGAAACCATCACATAGTAGCTCTAATTTTTGCATTGTGTTTGAAATCAATGTGTAGGTGGCGCAATGGAGGTTGGACAGACAGGGAAACCGAGCAAGTGTATCCATACAGAGTGGACCTTTCACTCAACGCACCCTGACTGTTGGTAGTTAATAGGTGGAACTAAAGGAGTTTGTTGGACCAAAGAGATTCTCTAAGCGCCAAAGAGTTTCGTTTTGCATTATGTCCAAAGGAAATGTAAAACTTTGATCTATTCAACAAGTTGAGATTTTTCTAAAGCattcttatagataaacaaacacaaatcatgtattattttgtaaGAATGTAACCTCATcaacaaaatacaaatgtataatcaACAAAACCCTTGAACCACTCTTTTACATAACTTCTGGAAATCATTGGGGGGCAAGGTTGATGTAGCCACAATCGCGTAAATCAAGGGATTTGAGGTGAGGACAATTCTCAACAATGGCGTTTAAGCCGGTGTTTGTTAACCTGTTCCCAATAAGCTGGAGGTGGTGAAGACCGGTCATTGTTTTAGCAATTGCCAAAGCATCATCATCAGACTCGTCCTCCAAGTAGTAGTAACCCACATTGTTTAGCTTCAGAGTCTTGAGAAGCGGGCAGGAAAGACCTATAGATTCCAAATCCAATTCCATAAAATAGAAGTGCGAAAGTTCAAGGTGTTCAAGCAATTTGAGCTTCATGACTGCTTCCAAAAGTCCCACATCCGTTATGTGATTGCACTCAGTAAGTACAAGGTGTTTCAGGTTACTTGACCTGTATCCATCCAAAGTcatataaaaacacaaactatTAGTTGCAACCAACACTAGAATCAAGAATCAGAGTTTTAGGGTTCAGTTCACCTGTCGGCTATGTAGGCGAGGAGAGAATCGGTGCCGAAGTACTCAATGTTGACCTCAAACAAGCCTCCCTGGCTTAGATCAACGGCGCGACGGCACATGGCCTCCGCGGCATGATAATAATCCATGGCTTCTTTGTATTCTCCCATGTCTCGCATCTCGATTTTCCGCCACATCAGGGGGTCTTGACAGACGCGTCGCCACGATCTGCACACGTTCCGAGCGTTTCCTAGTCTATCAGGCACGCTAAGACGGAGCAGAATCGAATAGATCAGCTCCGGTGGAAGCTCCGCCCAGTTTATAAGTTTTGCGTCTCTCATCTCACCGGAGACAAGAGGACGACTCAGTTTCTGAAGGTAAAGTAAAGATTGCGACTCTTTGAGTCCCTctctaatttataatttaagttCCTAATGATAAACTAAATTTACGAAACAAACCCAATATATAGAGTGAATATTGGGCCTAGGCCCATGACTATTTAACGTAGTTAGAAAAAAGGAAATAGAAGAAGATAGAAAAAGGAAACCTTGTAATTTAATCGTAACCGTTGAAATGTCGGACTTTATTCTCAGACGCCCTTActgaaaaaaaagtattttccatATCCCCTCTCTGTTCTCAATACCCTTTTGTATTTGCAAACCCTATACTAacctttcatttatttattatatatcatCCACTTCATAACATTTATATCTTGAATTAAATAAATCAACCACCATCATGGCCCACAAATAACCTTAACCAATGAAACTGAAGATGACCCCACATGTTTTCACTCTCCCACTGCTCCTCGTACGTACAGTCTTCTTCTTTATTCTCCATAGACGATTTTGAAGCTTCTAAAACAGGTATTTAAAGTCCGtttgatga
Protein-coding regions in this window:
- the LOC106368961 gene encoding putative F-box protein At4g05475 is translated as MRDAKLINWAELPPELIYSILLRLSVPDRLGNARNVCRSWRRVCQDPLMWRKIEMRDMGEYKEAMDYYHAAEAMCRRAVDLSQGGLFEVNIEYFGTDSLLAYIADRSSNLKHLVLTECNHITDVGLLEAVMKLKLLEHLELSHFYFMELDLESIGLSCPLLKTLKLNNVGYYYLEDESDDDALAIAKTMTGLHHLQLIGNRLTNTGLNAIVENCPHLKSLDLRDCGYINLAPQ